From Cucumis melo cultivar AY chromosome 1, USDA_Cmelo_AY_1.0, whole genome shotgun sequence, a single genomic window includes:
- the LOC103501238 gene encoding meiotic recombination protein SPO11-1 isoform X2: protein MEGNRGSLERIEVLRKITELTRSMIVELSNGSSKMIAIDRFKSYCTNSLENWFNLSEGKDVLTLQRESHVRRLDVLLRVLLIIQQLLRENRHSSKRDMYYMHPSIFTDQSVVDRAINDICILLQCSRHNLNVVSVGNGLVMGWLRFSEAGRRFDCLKKPNSAQFIPVQVEEVTDIATAADYILVVEKESVFQRLANDRFCSRNRCIVITGRGYPDVPTRRFLRLLVDVLALPAFCLVDCDPYGFDILTTYRFGSMQMAYDAKNLRIPQLQWIGAFASDSEKYDLPEQCLIPLTSKDKRRTEALLQRCYLRREVPHWRLELDSMLQRGVKFEIEALSVHNISFLSDHYLPSKIESELTTGKLIGDYQSIHSTNMGLVWNGNGMS from the exons ATGGAGGGAAACCGAGGAAGCTTGGAGAGAATTGAAGTTCTGAGGAAAATCACAG AGCTAACTAGATCTATGATCGTCGAACTGAGCAATGGAAGCTCCAAGATGATCGCCATCGATCGGTTCAAAAGTTACTGCACCAATTCCCTTGAAAACTG GTTCAATTTATCTGAAGGGAAGGATGTTCTAACACTTCAAAGGGAAAGCCATGTCCGTAGACTAG ATGTCTTGCTTAGAGTTCTACTCATAATTCAGCAGCTTCTGCGAGAAAATAGACATAGCTCAAAGAGAGATATGTATTATATGCATCCCTCTATATTTACAG ATCAGTCAGTTGTTGACCGGGCAATCAACGACATCTGCATTCTTTTGCAATGTAGCCGACATAATTTGAATGTG GTTTCTGTTGGTAATGG GTTGGTGATGGGTTGGTTGAGGTTCTCAGAAGCTGGCAGAAGATTTGATTGCTTGAAGAAGCCTAACAGT GCCCAATTTATTCCTGTTCAAGTTGAAGAAGTTACAG ATATTGCTACTGCTGCAGACTACATTCTCGTTGTAGAGAAAGAATCAG TGTTTCAGCGTTTAGCAAATGACCGGTTCTGCAGCAGAAACCGGTGCATTGTAATCACG GGACGTGGATATCCAGATGTTCCCACTAGAAG GTTTTTGCGGCTTCTCGTTGATGTTTTGGCATTGCCTGCATTTTGTTTGGTAGATTGTGATCCATATGGTTTTGACATTCTGACTACATATCGTTTCGGTTCTATG CAAATGGCCTACGATGCAAAGAATCTCAGAATCCCACAACTACAATGGATTGGAGCTTTTGCTTCAGATTCTGAGAAATACGATCTACCAGAACAATGTCTCATCCCATTGACATCCAAGG ACAAGAGAAGAACTGAAGCCTTGTTACAAAGATGCTACTTGCGGAGAGAGGTACCACATTGGAG GTTGGAATTGGACTCCATGCTTCAAAGAGGGGTGAAATTTGAGATTGAAGCACTGTCTGTGCACAATATTTCATTTTTGTCAGACCATTATTTACCATCCAAAATAGAAAGTGAACTAACAACCGGTAAACTCATAGGTGATTATCAATCCATACACTCTACCAACATGGGGTTGGTTTGGAATGGTAATGGAATGAGTTAG
- the LOC103501238 gene encoding meiotic recombination protein SPO11-1 isoform X1: MEGNRGSLERIEVLRKITELTRSMIVELSNGSSKMIAIDRFKSYCTNSLENCCCRFNLSEGKDVLTLQRESHVRRLDVLLRVLLIIQQLLRENRHSSKRDMYYMHPSIFTDQSVVDRAINDICILLQCSRHNLNVVSVGNGLVMGWLRFSEAGRRFDCLKKPNSAQFIPVQVEEVTDIATAADYILVVEKESVFQRLANDRFCSRNRCIVITGRGYPDVPTRRFLRLLVDVLALPAFCLVDCDPYGFDILTTYRFGSMQMAYDAKNLRIPQLQWIGAFASDSEKYDLPEQCLIPLTSKDKRRTEALLQRCYLRREVPHWRLELDSMLQRGVKFEIEALSVHNISFLSDHYLPSKIESELTTGKLIGDYQSIHSTNMGLVWNGNGMS; the protein is encoded by the exons ATGGAGGGAAACCGAGGAAGCTTGGAGAGAATTGAAGTTCTGAGGAAAATCACAG AGCTAACTAGATCTATGATCGTCGAACTGAGCAATGGAAGCTCCAAGATGATCGCCATCGATCGGTTCAAAAGTTACTGCACCAATTCCCTTGAAAACTG TTGTTGTAGGTTCAATTTATCTGAAGGGAAGGATGTTCTAACACTTCAAAGGGAAAGCCATGTCCGTAGACTAG ATGTCTTGCTTAGAGTTCTACTCATAATTCAGCAGCTTCTGCGAGAAAATAGACATAGCTCAAAGAGAGATATGTATTATATGCATCCCTCTATATTTACAG ATCAGTCAGTTGTTGACCGGGCAATCAACGACATCTGCATTCTTTTGCAATGTAGCCGACATAATTTGAATGTG GTTTCTGTTGGTAATGG GTTGGTGATGGGTTGGTTGAGGTTCTCAGAAGCTGGCAGAAGATTTGATTGCTTGAAGAAGCCTAACAGT GCCCAATTTATTCCTGTTCAAGTTGAAGAAGTTACAG ATATTGCTACTGCTGCAGACTACATTCTCGTTGTAGAGAAAGAATCAG TGTTTCAGCGTTTAGCAAATGACCGGTTCTGCAGCAGAAACCGGTGCATTGTAATCACG GGACGTGGATATCCAGATGTTCCCACTAGAAG GTTTTTGCGGCTTCTCGTTGATGTTTTGGCATTGCCTGCATTTTGTTTGGTAGATTGTGATCCATATGGTTTTGACATTCTGACTACATATCGTTTCGGTTCTATG CAAATGGCCTACGATGCAAAGAATCTCAGAATCCCACAACTACAATGGATTGGAGCTTTTGCTTCAGATTCTGAGAAATACGATCTACCAGAACAATGTCTCATCCCATTGACATCCAAGG ACAAGAGAAGAACTGAAGCCTTGTTACAAAGATGCTACTTGCGGAGAGAGGTACCACATTGGAG GTTGGAATTGGACTCCATGCTTCAAAGAGGGGTGAAATTTGAGATTGAAGCACTGTCTGTGCACAATATTTCATTTTTGTCAGACCATTATTTACCATCCAAAATAGAAAGTGAACTAACAACCGGTAAACTCATAGGTGATTATCAATCCATACACTCTACCAACATGGGGTTGGTTTGGAATGGTAATGGAATGAGTTAG